A region of Candidatus Peregrinibacteria bacterium DNA encodes the following proteins:
- a CDS encoding PrgI family protein produces MQFKIPQNVQIEDKIVGPLTFRQLIVLGVGGGIAYLIYLQLASVYFWKIWLPPVAIVSLITLAFAFVRPLGVSFVKYTFLLAEFWLKPRKRMWVKGQGDIYISAFTNMKAKPSKVAKKANKKHSHDQTRLNDLDELTSILDSRDTRTQVLSGRN; encoded by the coding sequence ATGCAATTCAAAATCCCACAAAACGTACAGATCGAAGACAAAATCGTTGGGCCACTTACTTTCAGACAACTGATTGTACTTGGAGTTGGTGGAGGTATTGCATACTTGATTTATCTACAACTTGCTTCAGTATATTTCTGGAAAATTTGGCTGCCACCTGTTGCAATTGTTTCCTTGATAACATTGGCATTCGCATTCGTGCGGCCGCTTGGAGTGAGCTTTGTTAAGTATACTTTCCTACTTGCAGAATTTTGGCTTAAGCCACGCAAACGTATGTGGGTAAAAGGCCAAGGCGACATATATATATCAGCATTTACAAACATGAAGGCAAAACCTAGTAAAGTTGCAAAAAAAGCTAATAAAAAGCATAGCCATGACCAAACTAGATTAAATGATCTTGATGAATTAACGTCTATTTTGGATTCACGAGATACCAGAACTCAAGTCCTTAGTGGGCGAAACTAG
- the lepA gene encoding translation elongation factor 4, whose translation MREHTDKIRNFCIIAHIDHGKSTLADRFLEITHTVEKRDMKHGQHLDTMELEQERGITIKLQPVRMQWKYSGDQPKFAGDYTLNLIDTPGHVDFSYEVSRSLAACEGAVLVVDATQGIEAQTLANCYMAIDHNLEIISVLNKIDLPSADIEGRAREIENVIGSDAAEIIAVSAKEGTNVERILNRIIEKLPAPKLLHEQGETKALIFDSIYDSYKGVVVYVRVMEGSIKKGDTLKFLNTKKDMTALEVGYFRPQYEPAAELQEGEIGYVVTGLKSVGEARVGDTMHKLSSEAKKAKGDSYVPIPLPGYKKVTPFVYAGIFCTEGDDFPLLRTALNKLSLNDSAIQFEPEQSGALGYGFRCGFLGLLHLEIVQERLEREYDMDIIVTAPSVSYEVKEVGGNEKVIANPAALPETYEEIREPWVKVEIVTTKEYVGAILKLLQDKRGISKNLSYMDENRVLITYEVPLASIVMDFYDKLKSASSGYASMNYEIIGYRPGNLVKLDILLAGDKVDALSIIIHKDEAHHFGMKLCKALKELIPRAQFVIAIQAAIGSNIIARESISAMRKDVTAKLYGGDVSRKRKLLEKQKKGKKRMRSFGKVQIPQNAFLAVLKQDDN comes from the coding sequence ATGAGAGAACATACAGATAAAATCAGGAATTTCTGCATAATTGCACACATTGATCATGGTAAGTCGACACTTGCAGATAGATTTTTGGAGATCACGCATACGGTTGAAAAACGTGATATGAAGCATGGGCAGCACCTCGATACTATGGAGCTTGAGCAGGAGCGTGGGATCACGATTAAACTTCAGCCTGTTAGGATGCAATGGAAATATTCCGGAGATCAACCTAAATTCGCAGGAGATTATACTTTGAATCTTATCGATACTCCCGGGCATGTGGATTTCTCGTATGAAGTATCTAGGAGCCTCGCTGCTTGTGAGGGAGCTGTATTGGTTGTGGATGCAACTCAGGGGATCGAGGCTCAGACTCTTGCAAATTGTTACATGGCCATAGATCATAATTTGGAAATTATATCTGTATTGAACAAAATAGATCTTCCATCTGCAGATATAGAGGGTAGGGCACGTGAAATTGAAAATGTAATTGGATCAGATGCAGCTGAAATCATTGCTGTTTCAGCAAAAGAAGGTACAAATGTAGAGCGGATTTTGAATCGTATAATAGAAAAACTTCCAGCTCCAAAATTACTGCATGAGCAGGGTGAGACAAAGGCTCTGATATTTGATTCTATTTATGATTCGTACAAGGGAGTTGTTGTTTATGTAAGGGTTATGGAAGGTAGTATAAAAAAAGGTGATACTTTGAAATTTTTGAATACGAAAAAAGATATGACTGCGCTTGAGGTCGGATATTTTAGGCCACAATATGAGCCGGCGGCTGAATTGCAGGAGGGGGAGATAGGATACGTTGTGACGGGGCTGAAGAGTGTAGGGGAGGCTCGTGTCGGAGACACGATGCACAAGCTCTCTTCAGAGGCAAAAAAGGCCAAAGGAGACTCATATGTACCAATCCCACTGCCTGGATACAAGAAGGTTACTCCGTTTGTTTATGCTGGGATTTTTTGTACGGAAGGAGATGATTTCCCATTACTTAGAACCGCTTTAAATAAATTAAGTTTAAATGATTCTGCTATACAATTTGAGCCGGAGCAATCAGGTGCGCTTGGATACGGTTTTAGATGTGGTTTTCTTGGGCTTTTGCATCTTGAGATCGTACAAGAGAGGCTTGAAAGAGAATACGATATGGACATAATTGTCACTGCTCCATCTGTGTCATATGAGGTCAAAGAAGTAGGCGGAAATGAAAAGGTTATTGCAAACCCTGCAGCATTACCGGAAACATATGAAGAAATACGTGAGCCATGGGTGAAAGTTGAAATTGTAACCACAAAAGAATATGTCGGAGCAATTTTAAAATTATTACAGGATAAACGTGGGATTTCAAAAAACTTGAGTTATATGGATGAAAACCGTGTACTTATAACTTATGAAGTACCACTGGCATCTATAGTAATGGATTTTTATGACAAGTTAAAAAGTGCATCTTCCGGTTATGCATCTATGAATTACGAGATAATAGGCTACCGTCCAGGTAATTTAGTTAAATTAGATATTCTTCTTGCAGGGGACAAGGTGGATGCACTTTCTATTATTATTCATAAAGATGAGGCTCATCACTTTGGGATGAAACTATGTAAGGCTTTGAAAGAATTAATCCCGCGCGCCCAATTCGTCATCGCAATTCAGGCCGCAATAGGATCCAATATAATCGCTCGTGAAAGTATTTCTGCTATGAGAAAAGATGTCACAGCCAAGTTATATGGTGGTGACGTGAGTCGTAAGAGAAAACTTTTGGAAAAACAGAAAAAGGGTAAGAAACGCATGAGGTCATTTGGTAAGGTACAGATCCCACAAAACGCATTCTTGGCAGTACTGAAACAAGATGATAACTAG
- a CDS encoding peptidoglycan DD-metalloendopeptidase family protein — protein MSVLKHTLFKASKYKIFVFFILLVLIINSSSISLAAESADGAAVVIAADEDINAKAGDTATDSSDTYEQSKTALIQDQEDLLKSLKKRLRHSVNELSDVQNTITEFHFEIAESEERVTSLEEQITNIDDQIARKEDKIVNITKQIGVKELEIGDIYEQIDIKNLQIEEQAEILSAYLNFLYFQDSTFYDNRGREFNLFKLLLDDNTFSENISEIKFLQLFQQQGALIFERLIALEEALEIQKDNLAINRRTLKLLSQELRDEQTNMEALKDGKKRLIVETQGKQQVYEKLAAKERAEEEQIATEISMLTLNIHAFDSALAKIRSAGNEEEIAEAVQMRDDLLNLKEKAFTLNLGDGSTQINWPISPYRGLTAYFSDESYKAHFGVNHNAVDIRAPQGSPIFAPADGVVFTVKGKGSDDLDYHYVIVTHRNGLQTLYGHLSKIIVSEGQFVRKGDIIGLTGGTIGTTGSGFRTTGPHLHFEVHRFGVRVDPLDYLPLGALPIKYIPEDKLKLLYEQELKDKYGEATQYEWDKKSSEQKDANTKYEKSLENTDESVDVTDETAIPNAEEILKDDAFNYLERYEELRKQYEGE, from the coding sequence ATGAGTGTTCTCAAACATACATTATTCAAAGCTAGTAAATATAAAATCTTTGTATTTTTCATATTATTAGTGCTAATTATTAACTCTAGTAGCATCAGTCTTGCGGCTGAAAGCGCTGATGGTGCGGCTGTGGTTATCGCTGCAGATGAGGATATTAATGCAAAGGCTGGCGATACTGCGACTGACAGTTCTGATACTTACGAGCAAAGTAAAACTGCGCTGATTCAAGATCAGGAAGATTTGTTAAAAAGTCTGAAAAAACGACTTAGACATTCGGTAAATGAACTTAGTGATGTACAAAACACAATTACTGAATTCCATTTTGAAATAGCTGAAAGTGAAGAGCGCGTCACTTCTCTGGAAGAACAAATTACAAATATTGATGATCAAATCGCTAGAAAAGAAGATAAAATCGTGAACATTACAAAACAAATTGGTGTAAAAGAACTTGAGATAGGTGATATATATGAGCAGATCGATATCAAGAACTTACAGATTGAAGAGCAGGCAGAGATTTTATCTGCATATTTGAATTTTTTATATTTCCAGGATTCAACTTTTTACGATAATCGAGGTCGTGAATTTAACCTTTTCAAACTTCTGCTCGATGATAATACTTTCTCTGAAAACATAAGTGAAATCAAATTCCTTCAGCTTTTCCAACAACAAGGTGCTCTGATTTTTGAAAGATTGATAGCTCTGGAAGAAGCTTTGGAAATTCAAAAAGACAATTTGGCTATAAATAGACGGACTTTAAAGCTTCTAAGTCAGGAACTTCGAGATGAGCAAACAAATATGGAGGCTCTAAAAGATGGGAAAAAACGCTTAATCGTAGAAACACAGGGTAAACAACAGGTATATGAGAAGCTAGCTGCCAAAGAGCGTGCAGAAGAAGAACAAATAGCAACTGAGATCAGTATGCTTACATTAAATATACATGCTTTTGACTCAGCCCTCGCAAAAATAAGATCAGCAGGGAATGAAGAAGAAATTGCCGAAGCTGTACAAATGCGAGATGACCTACTTAACCTAAAAGAAAAAGCATTTACATTGAATTTGGGCGATGGATCAACTCAAATAAACTGGCCAATCTCTCCTTACCGAGGGCTGACCGCATATTTCTCTGATGAATCATACAAAGCACATTTCGGTGTAAATCACAATGCCGTCGATATCCGCGCACCACAAGGTTCACCTATATTTGCACCGGCGGATGGGGTTGTCTTCACAGTGAAGGGCAAAGGGTCGGATGACCTGGATTACCATTATGTGATCGTAACCCACAGGAATGGCCTTCAAACGCTATATGGACATCTTTCTAAGATAATAGTGAGTGAGGGGCAATTTGTTAGAAAAGGGGATATCATCGGACTTACCGGTGGAACTATCGGAACTACAGGGTCCGGATTTAGAACTACGGGACCTCATCTGCATTTTGAAGTACATCGATTTGGAGTTAGGGTAGATCCGCTCGACTATCTACCACTTGGTGCACTGCCTATAAAATACATACCTGAGGATAAACTCAAACTTCTATATGAGCAAGAGCTCAAAGACAAATATGGAGAAGCTACGCAGTATGAATGGGATAAAAAATCTTCCGAGCAAAAAGATGCCAATACTAAGTATGAAAAATCATTGGAGAATACTGATGAATCAGTCGATGTCACGGATGAAACCGCTATACCAAACGCTGAAGAAATCCTAAAGGATGATGCATTCAACTACCTCGAAAGATATGAGGAATTAAGAAAACAGTACGAAGGAGAGTAA
- a CDS encoding HNH endonuclease signature motif containing protein, with amino-acid sequence MKNLTKLSDKGLLARCKEYGEQAIRFRRKFIGLLPEVKKRKLFEKKKCKSIYEFAAKYGGISREHVDRVVNLSDRFAEKPLLHSLLVNGEISSNKLARIASIVDMIDETDLVEAVKKLACRTVETYVRDVKREFGVKDWCIGERNNCLAVGEENLLNFGDNISTDIFGINSSPANLGGEVNFNSDEKSSKIKIENGSLEPLNDPKSVHVHRPCVEDNTAISQIEIGSKVGEYHEKEALPLKKLQLKLSQETLENLLELQERGVSVDKLFREFLQKREENLTENKVKVAAKEVAKEEKRRVEGKKANRRLSVGVKKVLKDEFGDRCSVSGCLRESVHIHHKVPFSISGSNDPRLLAPLCREHHDIVHSINVKYLEKKMR; translated from the coding sequence ATGAAAAATTTAACGAAACTTTCCGATAAAGGCTTACTCGCACGCTGCAAAGAGTATGGTGAACAGGCCATACGTTTTCGACGCAAGTTTATCGGACTTTTGCCTGAGGTGAAAAAACGTAAACTTTTCGAAAAGAAAAAATGCAAATCCATATACGAATTCGCAGCAAAATACGGAGGAATAAGCCGCGAACATGTCGATAGAGTTGTGAATTTGAGTGATCGTTTTGCTGAGAAACCTCTCCTGCATAGTTTGCTGGTTAACGGCGAAATAAGTTCAAATAAATTAGCGAGAATAGCTTCTATAGTGGACATGATCGATGAAACTGATTTAGTAGAAGCTGTTAAAAAACTTGCTTGTAGAACAGTTGAAACATATGTTCGAGATGTGAAACGGGAATTTGGGGTAAAAGATTGGTGCATAGGTGAGAGAAATAATTGCCTTGCAGTTGGAGAAGAAAATCTTTTGAACTTTGGTGATAACATATCAACTGATATTTTCGGAATAAATTCTTCTCCTGCCAACTTAGGTGGCGAGGTAAACTTTAATTCCGATGAAAAAAGTTCAAAGATAAAAATCGAAAATGGCTCTCTTGAGCCGCTAAACGACCCTAAATCTGTGCACGTGCACAGGCCTTGCGTAGAGGATAATACGGCAATAAGTCAAATCGAGATAGGATCTAAGGTGGGTGAGTATCATGAAAAAGAGGCATTGCCTCTCAAAAAACTCCAATTAAAACTTTCGCAGGAAACGCTTGAAAATCTGCTTGAGTTGCAGGAGAGAGGCGTAAGCGTCGATAAACTATTTAGAGAATTTTTACAAAAACGCGAAGAGAATCTAACTGAAAACAAAGTAAAAGTTGCAGCAAAGGAGGTGGCAAAAGAGGAGAAACGAAGGGTTGAGGGCAAGAAGGCTAATCGACGATTGTCTGTAGGTGTGAAAAAAGTGTTAAAAGATGAATTTGGAGATCGGTGTTCGGTCAGCGGTTGCCTGAGGGAGTCAGTGCATATTCATCACAAAGTGCCGTTTTCGATCTCTGGAAGCAACGATCCTCGTTTGCTCGCTCCACTGTGTCGAGAGCACCATGATATAGTGCATTCAATTAACGTGAAATATTTGGAGAAGAAAATGCGTTAA
- the rpmA gene encoding 50S ribosomal protein L27 — MAHKKAAGSTKNGRDSRAKRLGVKVGGGETIRAGGIIIRQRGTKVFPGENVGMGNDYTLFAKIDGVVKFTEKRMEKFDGNSYRSKIANVELKA, encoded by the coding sequence ATGGCACATAAGAAGGCCGCAGGGTCAACCAAGAACGGTCGCGATTCCCGCGCGAAACGCCTAGGTGTTAAAGTCGGTGGAGGAGAAACTATCCGTGCAGGAGGTATAATCATTCGTCAAAGGGGAACTAAAGTTTTCCCTGGAGAAAATGTAGGTATGGGTAATGATTACACACTTTTCGCAAAAATAGATGGAGTTGTGAAATTCACAGAGAAACGTATGGAGAAATTTGATGGGAATAGTTACAGAAGTAAGATTGCAAACGTAGAGCTGAAGGCTTAA
- a CDS encoding nucleotidyl transferase AbiEii/AbiGii toxin family protein has translation MNYELFLKAFRSKYSGIQDTLLLFQYLREELQFLILQILYTKTTYPVYFMGGTLLRLSYKMNRFSEDIDLSLDKPDKGFKSEQFYEDLVSAFSKKVTGFSMNGKLNVNGNVVKIMLSFGNILFDLGISPLQSQTIKIKIELDTNPPAYATYERRSYAGLMGDYMVGTYDISTTFAGKLSAILLRGYQKGRDYYDLRWYLERHPKIDLNLNYLNSNCGQQGIVPFLNKQEVYDAVSKRVKSLDIELMRKDLERFIIMDSDSFKEWLMRYIPDTLNILEIYKSSDES, from the coding sequence ATGAACTACGAATTATTTTTAAAGGCATTTAGGTCAAAATACAGTGGTATTCAAGATACATTGTTACTGTTTCAGTACTTGAGGGAAGAGTTACAGTTTTTAATTTTACAGATTCTTTATACCAAAACGACATACCCTGTTTATTTTATGGGTGGGACTTTGCTTAGGTTGTCATATAAAATGAATCGTTTTTCTGAAGATATCGATCTCTCATTAGACAAACCTGATAAAGGTTTTAAGTCTGAACAATTTTACGAAGATCTAGTCTCTGCATTCTCGAAAAAAGTAACTGGATTTAGTATGAACGGTAAATTAAATGTGAATGGAAATGTGGTGAAAATTATGCTCTCTTTCGGTAATATTTTATTTGATCTTGGTATTTCACCTCTACAATCACAAACGATTAAAATCAAAATCGAGCTTGATACGAATCCACCTGCATATGCAACATATGAAAGAAGGAGCTATGCTGGCTTAATGGGCGATTACATGGTTGGTACTTATGATATCTCAACTACATTTGCAGGTAAATTGTCAGCGATTTTATTAAGAGGATATCAGAAAGGTCGTGATTATTATGATCTTCGATGGTATTTGGAGCGTCATCCAAAGATTGATTTAAATCTGAATTATTTGAATTCAAATTGTGGGCAACAAGGAATCGTACCATTTTTGAATAAACAAGAGGTATATGATGCCGTAAGTAAGCGGGTCAAGAGCCTTGACATTGAGCTGATGCGCAAAGACCTCGAGAGATTTATTATTATGGACAGTGATTCATTTAAGGAGTGGCTTATGCGATATATTCCAGACACTCTAAACATTTTAGAAATTTACAAATCATCAGATGAAAGCTGA
- a CDS encoding 2Fe-2S iron-sulfur cluster-binding protein — translation MAYVIVDGKKVDIKKGQNFMDIEEEAGIPFACRAGVCQTCAVTVKKGEEFLPALNDNEEMMGAEGNHRLGCQLSCESDDPNAQIEVEIGWI, via the coding sequence ATGGCATACGTAATTGTAGATGGGAAGAAGGTAGATATAAAGAAAGGTCAGAATTTTATGGATATAGAGGAGGAAGCTGGAATTCCTTTTGCTTGTAGAGCTGGGGTTTGCCAAACCTGTGCGGTTACAGTAAAAAAAGGCGAAGAATTTTTACCTGCTTTGAATGACAACGAGGAAATGATGGGCGCTGAGGGAAATCACAGGCTTGGTTGCCAATTAAGCTGCGAAAGCGACGACCCAAATGCGCAGATCGAGGTTGAGATAGGGTGGATTTAA
- a CDS encoding Fic family protein, with protein sequence MKKSTLITSSGASTRIEGADLSDTDVKKLLSGLKIQKLHDRSQCEVAGYAELTKLIFDHHSAIKWNENEIKHLHKILLKYSEKDSHHRGKYKVGSNAVIARDSMGNETVIFNPTPPYLIPKEMSELTDFTIQNLKSGEFHPLIIIGNFVCEFLAIHPFQDGNGRLSRALTNLLLLQNGYSYIQYISLEKIIEERKIAYYISLRESQKKRENREHNIEPWIGFFLDTLIEQTVRAKAVLQRKDIENELSGNQTIVFELLKSSSHPVSVKEIVEKTRINRNTVKKVLLRLRELKVAKQIGLGRGGRWSNGS encoded by the coding sequence TTGAAAAAATCCACTCTTATCACATCGAGTGGAGCGTCAACTCGCATAGAGGGCGCTGATCTTTCGGATACCGATGTAAAAAAGTTGTTATCCGGTCTAAAAATTCAAAAATTACACGACAGAAGTCAATGCGAAGTGGCCGGTTACGCCGAACTGACAAAGTTGATTTTTGACCATCATTCTGCGATCAAATGGAACGAAAATGAGATAAAACATCTTCATAAGATATTGCTCAAGTATTCCGAAAAAGATTCCCATCATAGAGGGAAGTACAAAGTCGGTTCAAATGCGGTCATCGCGCGAGATTCTATGGGCAATGAGACTGTAATTTTTAATCCAACTCCTCCATACCTCATTCCAAAGGAGATGAGCGAACTGACCGATTTTACTATTCAAAATCTCAAAAGCGGAGAATTCCATCCTCTGATTATAATAGGAAATTTCGTATGCGAGTTTTTGGCAATTCATCCTTTTCAAGACGGAAACGGTAGGCTTTCAAGGGCGCTGACAAACCTGTTACTTCTCCAAAACGGGTATTCATATATCCAATACATATCATTGGAAAAAATAATTGAGGAAAGAAAAATCGCCTACTACATCTCACTCCGAGAAAGTCAAAAAAAACGTGAAAATAGAGAGCATAATATAGAACCTTGGATTGGATTCTTTCTTGATACGTTAATCGAACAAACCGTAAGGGCAAAAGCTGTCCTTCAGAGAAAAGATATTGAAAACGAACTTTCCGGCAATCAGACAATTGTATTTGAATTACTTAAATCAAGCTCGCATCCCGTTTCAGTGAAAGAAATCGTTGAAAAAACGCGCATCAACAGAAATACCGTCAAAAAGGTACTGCTACGTCTGCGTGAGTTGAAAGTTGCGAAACAAATAGGATTGGGCAGAGGGGGCAGGTGGTCGAACGGTTCATAA